TCAGCGTGCCTGTTTTTAACGGTGTGACCAACCAAGAACTATTAGTAGGCGCAGGTTCGCTTTTTCCAGAGCGCTCGCCACAAGATCATAATTTTGTCTTGATTGGTCATCATCTTGGGCGTGAGAACTTGCTGTTTGGCAAATTACTCCAGGTGAAATTAGGCGATAGCATTTATTTACGCTACGAAAATAATTTTTATCATTACAAAGTAAAGGAAACAAAACTCGTGCATCAAAGTGAACTGCAAGTTCTGGATGATCACAATCAAACAGAGATTACACTAATCACCTGCGATAAACCAACGCAAACGCAATGGCGCTATGTGGTGTACGGCAAGCTGGTTCAAAATAATACCCAGTCGCAAATAAAGGCACAAATGGTAAAACAGGCAAAAACGATTACGCGAAAAAATCAGCAACAAAATCGCTGGTATGGCATCGGCGTTATCGTATCGTTTTTACTTTGCTTGGTGCTGGGAATTATCATCATTAAAAAAATCAGTTCATAATTTTAGAAAAGGGGTGATGTAATGAGAAAAATGACGCGTTCGGTCTTTTTAGCAGTAGGAGCTTCAATTTTCTTGTTTTCAGAACACGCCTTAGCCAATACGGTTATTTATGATCCATTAGATCCGCATAATGCGATTACACCAATCGCAAATGAAGAACAAAAAATTGAAACCAATAACACCCAAAAGACAGATGGAAAATTAGCATTGGAGAAAGAGGCAGATAGGTTACCTATCGTTGTCTCGCCAAAATCCGCTAAAAAAATAATAGAGGCAAAAAAAGTGATGCAAGACGTAGTGCCAAAAGACGCTTATTTATTAGATAAACAACAGACAAAAAGTAAAAAAACAGCTGTCTTTCCAAGTGAGCCTTACTACTTATCACCTTTACAAGGGCGGAGAAAAAATCAAGTTTTAATGCTTAATGACGAATTTTTTGCCCCCATGGAAATCGCAGCGTTATTGCCAGAAGGAAATGCAACTGGAGGAGATGATGCCGATGAATGGACAGAAATTGCGCAAAGTGCCTATGTATTATCGGGGTTGGTATTGTACGGTCAAGGAAATGGAAAATTAGAAGCGAGAGTGAGTGATGACTTTGCTGGCTAATTTTTTAGCAAAAGAAGAGTGGCGTAAATATCAGCTCTTGAAAAAAGTAGAACGCAGCCCGTATTTTGCTTTAACAAAAAAAGAATTAATGGAAGAATTAGGAATTTCCAATTATGTATTAAAAAGCCTGATTGATCAGCTGATTTTAGATTTGGAACACTATCAGCTGGCACCAGAAATAAATCTTTTTGTCGAGGAACCTTTTTTGCAACTGGAAATTACCGGAAGTGCAAGTTCTGAAACGTTGTTAGAAAAATACGTGGCAGAATCAACGAGTTTTCAAATTTTAGCAGGGGCTGCTTTAGGGCAGTTCAAATCCTTGAATGATCTTTCCGAAAAAAAGTTGATCAGTTACCCAATTGCCCATAGCAATTATAAAAATTTGAATACGTATTTAAAAAATTTCGACATCACGATTGATAAAAAGTTTCGTTTAACCGGTAAAAGTGAAAAGAACGTGCGCTTATTTTTAACCGAGTTATTTGCCCGGATTTTTAAAAATGATCAAGATATTTATCCTGTGGCCGACCAAAATATGATTCAAACGAAATTAGAAGCGTTGGATTTAATCAAAATGACGATGCATCAAAAAATGAAGTTGATGCATTACTTACACGTAACCAATTTACGTATTCAGCAAAAAAAGTATGTAGAGTGGCAAGACTTAAGTTTTCTGTTGCCGGAAAATTTGGAAAAAGAAATGCAAACAGCCTTTTTTTACCGGGTTCCTTCGCAATACCGGGAGGCTGAAGCGGCGGCGTTTTACTGTTATTACGGGGCGCGTTCCAAAGAGATCGGATTAACATTTGCACTTGCAGAAAGTCCACAGATCAATCAATGGAGTCAAAACTTACTTGCGCAATTAATTCAAACTTTCCCAAAACTAGTCAAGGAAACGGAAAGTTTGGCTGGATTTTTGACCCGTAGCCGTTATTTACATTTTCAATTGTTAGAGACAAGCACGGCATTTGAAAGTATTCAGCCGGAAATAAATATTATTTATTTTCAGCAAAATTTTCCGCGCGTATTAGCATTTTGCAGGCGGTATATCAGCAATCTTAAGCAAACAGCACCTGATTTGTATCGCAAGAAAAAACAGCTTTTACTGCAGTATCTCTTTTTAATTTTGGATTCGTTTCCTAAAAAATTGATTTTGGAAACGATCAATGTGTATGTCGATTTTTCATACGGCAATTTGTACAACCAATTTATCGTAAAAAACCTCGATTTTTTTAAACAGATCGGCGCAAATGTTGTTCCGACAATCAAGGATGCGGATATTCTACTGACAGACTCACGGGAGTTAGGGCAGGATTACCAAAAAGATTGTGTTGTCTGGTTAGCACCGCCACGACCTTTGGATTGGGCCAACTTGGCTCAAAAGGTAATTCAAAAAAGAGAGGCCAAATACAATGGGGAGAATTTAACTGCCGCAGGGACTGGTGGTACTTACAAATAATAGTAGCAAATTTTTTGGGGAAGTTTGCTACTATTATTTGTGCTTTTCAGCAGTAAAGAGGCCGCTAATTTTTACTAAAAAATTGATTGATTTCCTAAGATTATCACTGTTAAGAGACGTAAAATAGTAGAAATTAAGCTCAAAAGCTGCAGTTATGGCAAAACATTTCTGCATTTTAGCTTCGACAATGGTATAGTTGAGTTAAGAAAATACTTAGAAATTTGGCTAAGAAGGTGAGCAGATGGCAGTAAAAACGCGTTTGGCAAACGAGGCTGAAAAAGAGGCGGTTATAGCTTTTTTTAACAAAGGAATGGCACAAATCAATTATCCAATCGTAAGTTGGGTACCAAAAATCTACCCACTGGTAAGTGATATGACAGCCTCCTTGTCTAAAAAGGAACTTTATGTCGCAGAAATTGACGGTCAAATTGTTGGTAGTGTTATTTTAAATCATGAGCATGAAGTAGAATATTCCGAAATTGCTTGGGCAAATCAACACCTTTTGGATGAAGAGTTTTTAGTCATTCATACGCTATTGGCAGATGCTGATTTTAAAGGTCAAAATATTGGGCGTAGTTTGTTAGCGTGTGCTAAAGAAGTTGCGCGAAAAAAAGGCTGTCAGGCCATTCGCCTCGATGTCTTTGCGGATAATTTACCGGCAAAAAGTCTCTATGAAAAATGCGGTTACTTATGGCGGGAGCGTAAAGAATTGCGTTCTTTTGATGACCGGGGCACAGATACGTGTGATTTGTACGAATTGCTACTCTAAAAAATTTACAGCAGACGTCTTTTGACAGGCGTCTTTTTTCTTGTTAAAATACAAACATGCGTTCGGTTTGTCTTGTCAGAAAAGGTGGTGCCCAAAATGGATTTAACGAAAAAAATCGGCATTTTAGCGGATGCAGCCAAATATGATGTCTCTTGCTCCAGCAGTGGTGTGAGTGATACGAGTCGCAGTGGGACAATCGGCAGTACTGAAGCTGCTGGAATTTGTCATTCTTTTACCGCGGATGGACGCTGCGTGTCGTTGTTGAAAGTGTTGTTTAGCAATGCTTGTATTTTCGACTGCCATTATTGTGTCAATCGTCGTTCCAATCAGCGCCCGCGGGCTACGTTTAAACCAGCGGAATTGGCGAATTTAGTGCTTGATTTTTATCTGCGAAATTATATTGAAGGCCTGTTTCTAAGCTCGGCGATTGTAAAATCACCGGATTATACCTGTGAGTTGATGATTAAAACATTGGAAATTTTACGCTTTGAAAAAGGCTTTCGCGGTTATATTCACGTTAAAGCGATTCCTGGGGCGGATAGCCTCTTGATCGAGCGCTTGGGATATCTGGCTGATCGTATGAGTGTAAATGTAGAGCTGCCTTCAAAAGATAGCCTGCAGCTTTTGGCACCGGATAAAGATCCTTATGAATTATATAAGCCGATGAAACAAATTGCCTTAAAAAAAGAAGAGCAAAATTTACTGCCCGCACTTTACCGTCACAAGACGCCTTTTGTGCCAGCAGGACAATCTACCCAGATGATTATCGGGGCGAGCCCGGAAACAGATCGTGCAATAGTAAAAATTTCCGGCAATTTGTATCAAAAGTATCAGCTAAAACGCGTTTATTATTCTGCTTATATTGCGATGAATGATGATTCACTCCTGCCAGCTGTAACGCAAAAGCCGCCTTTGTTGCGGGAGCATCGTCTGTATCAAGCCGACTGGCTCATGCGGTTTTACAATTTTACCCCCGATGAAATTTTGAAAAAAGAACAACCCAATTTCAATTTATATCTTGATCCCAAGGCCAACTGGGCAATTCAAAATTTGGATCGTTTTCCTATTGATGTGCAAACCGCAGATCTAAATACGCTTTTGCGCATTCCTGGCGTAGGGCCAAAGAGCGCCCGCAATATATTACGCGCCCGCAAATATTATCGTCTTCATTTGAGCGATTTAAAAAAGTTAGGCGTGGTTGTAAAACGTGCCCAATACTTTGTCAGCTGCAACCACGAAAAATTTCCCGGCTTAGTCCAAGATCCCCAGTGGATTATTGAAGCCTTGATTTCAAAACGCCAATTTAAGCAGCTGCAGGCTCTTAATACCCAAAGTTTTGGTGAGCAGATGAGCTTGTTTGATGTCGAACGTTTTGAGCGGCAAAAAGGCCAGCAGCACCAATTTGCGTTGCAATAAGACAATATACAATTTAAAGCATCAGAAAGAAGGGATTTGTGATGGTGTGGATGAAAGAAACGATCGACATTTTGGAATACGATGGGACATTGGCGGGTTTTTATACCGTCATTGACCTGTCATTTCGCCGCCATCAATTTCCGGCTGTCGTGTTAAATCCGGCTACAACGGAAAATAATTTATTTCCGCCGGAGTGGATTAAAACTGATGAAAAAAAAGCCGAAAAGATTGCCCGTCGCCTGCAAGAAGTTCTAACACCAAATAACTATGTATTTCTTCACGACGGCTTTAATACGAGTTTGGAAAACAAGGAGACCTACTTGCTTCACGCGTTACATATTGGCCTTGATACCAAAGATAATTTGCAGAACTTTATTGGTAAACCGGAAATTTTAGCACTAGATACAGCAGTCCGTGCTTTGTATGGTGAGGCCCACCAGTACAAAGGTTTTGTTCGATTTGAATATGTGGAGGACGTTTTGTTTGCTAAAATTATGCCAAAGCACTACTGTCTGCCGTATATTTGCCCACACTTTGCAAAGCGTTACGCCAATGAAAAGGTCATGATTTACGATGAAACCCATCAATTATTAGCCTGTCTGGAAAATGGCAGCTATCGTTTATTAGAAAATATCACGCTGCCCAAAGATAAGTTTTTACAAGGCAATGATATCGTAGGGGAGCAGTGGCGCGCCTTTTTAGCCGCTGTGACGATTAAAGAGCGCATTAACCCTAGCACCCAACGCAATCATTTACCATTGCGTTTCCGCTCTGAAATGACAGAATTTCAATAAACTTTTTTTGAGAGCTCAGTGGAAAAATTACGAAAAAAGCAGTCAGACCCCAGTAGGGCCTAGTGGAAAACTTGTTGAAAAGCAAAGAGGAAAAAAACAGTCAAAAAACGTTGTAAAAACCAAGTAAAACTAGTAGAAAACCTCCTGAAAAAGCTAAAAAGCAAAAAAGCAGGCGACCCATCTTTTAAGTTGAAGATCCAAATAAATTTGGGGTCTTTCACTTAAGCGACAAGGAAGTGGTGCGCTGTTTTTTTTGTTTTTCTATTTTAAGGGAAAAAATGAAGTTTTCAAGAATTAGAGCGACCATAAGGCAAAAACTTGAGAAATTAGAAAAAATTTATCAAGCTTCTGCCTTATTGCTAGCGAGTTGGCCAAGTTTGCTCCGCTTTTCTTATTGTCTAGCTTCACAAACTAGCTCTCCAAGAAATAAGACGAAATTTCTAAAAATTAGAAAAACAATTTTAAGAAATCCCGCGCTTATTTTTTGAGAGCTGAGGGCGGTTTGCTCAGCTTTTCTTATTTTATTTTTAATTTTTGCTGGTTAAAGGTGATGCTTTTGATTTCTTTGTTATCTTTTAGACCGAATTCGTAACGAAAATTTTCGGCTTTTTTGTGATTGAGCTGATCGTCATATTCAACGGTGGTTGCAAATTTTGTGCCATCTTCATAGTTTAATGTAATCGTCGTGCCGCTTAAATTGCCGGTGTAGTTAAAATCAAGGGCGATAGGTGAAAGCTGGATGTTATCTAATTTCAACTCTCCTTGTTGCGTTGTGAGCGTTTGAGAGGAGATTTTGGTTAACGGAAGTTCTTTGGCTTTTTTCAGTTGAATGGCCCAATCTCCCTCTTGGTAAGTTTCCCACCGCCAACCTGTTAAAACAAGTTTTGCCTGAGTTAAATCGGCTTTTTTAACTGGGAAAATGTACTCTTGATAATCTGCGCGACCAGTTTTGTTGTTATGGGTGCCATAATCGACGCTAAAATCAGCGAAAGAATCAATTTTTTTATCATTTATTACTAACTGCGGGAAAACTGCCGCCATTTTGGGTGTATTGGGTATTTTTAATTGCAGATGGAGTAAATCGTCTTTGTAGGCAATATTTGAAATCGTAAACTGGTTATCTAATTTTTCGTTTACTTGTGAAGGTTTAAGGCCAGTTTTCACCAGTTCATTCCAAGACACACCATAATTTTTGGCAACTTCCTCATTTAGACCGCCTCCTTGCGCTTGTTGTTTCGTTAAATCAATCCAGCTCTTTTTGGCTTGTAGTAAGTTTTGCCAATTTGGCTGATAGGTTGTCGCAAAGTCTTTTTTTCCACTGGTAAAGGCCGTTAATTGAAAACCTGAATTTGGCGTATCATCAGCGCCGATTGCACTGGTTACTAAAGTCGCCGTTTTGGTACTGGCATCATAATGGGTCATTTGGGTATTCCCGCCGCCAAACATTTGCCAACGATCAATCATGGTGCTTTCGTCCAAGCGTTCGCCGGTTAAATCGGTTAGTTGGCTGACAAGATATTGATTACTTCCGTCTTTAAAAGAAGCGACGGCTTTTAGTTCCAATCCTTGATCGGTAACGTTTTGACTTAACTTATCAGAATTTAATAAAAGGAGTTCTGTTTGATTGCCAAAGCGTTTTTTGTAAGCCACCGATAAATCATCTCGGAAAGTAAAGCCGACTAATATTAAAGCTAAAGCAGCTGTGGCACCGCTGATTAACCAGCGGCGTCGTCGCTGGTTTCTTTTTTTAACCAAAGCTTTTTTTGTAGCAAATTTTTGGTGGATGTTATTTTTATTTTCTTTATCAAAGGGCTGTTCGTTATAATGTAACAACTCATCTAACTGGGTATCGTCTAAGTATTCTAAAGGATGTTTTTTCATGTATTTTCCACCTCTCTGAAAAAGGAATTGCGTTCTACCAAACTGCGTAATTTTTTTCGTCCCCGATACAACCGGTTGTCGACTTCTTTTGCCGGCAATCCGGACTTCTTGGCGATTTCTTGGGGCGTTAGTTCGTAGAAGATTCGCCAAAGTAAAATTTGGCGCGTTGGCTCATCAAAAGTCATAATAAGACTGTAAATTTCCTGCCAAGCCGCTTTTTCTTCCAACTCACTGCTAACTAACTCATCTGTGTTTTCCTCAATGTTCGCTAGTGTTTCGTGTTGACGCCGGCGTGCTTGTTGTAATTTGTTTTTTGTCATACTTTCAGTCATGATGCATAAATAAGTTTTTAGACTCCCTTTTTTTTCATCAAATTTTTCCGGCTGTTCCCACAAGCGTAAGAAGACATCGCTGACTACTTCTTCTAAATCCATGCCGTTTGCCGCGCCGCTGCGACTAGCCACTGCCCATAATAATTTACTGTAGGCGGTAATTAATGTGTTAAAGGCCGCTTCATCGCGCTTTTTCACCCTGCGATAAAAGAGGGTGTTTTCAATTTCTTCCATTACTTCACCACCTCGTTAAGATATGTTGCAAATTAAAACTATTTTGTTTGCTTTTGGTATTTCCTGACTTCACTTATACTACAAACCCAAAAGATTAAATTCCTCCCTTTTTTTTAAAAATATGTAATTTTTTGTTTTGAAAAAGTTGCTGGTGCTTTACGTTTAAATTTGAAAAACAAATTATCAAAATTTTATCGTATTACGCGCGCTTAGGTTAGGATACCTTTAGTTCATTTTATTGTTCAATATAAAAAATACCTGGATTAAGAAGTTTGCCACAAAGCTCACAGTTGCAAGAATGGGGCGATTACTTTTGGTGCTGAAAGCAAGGGACCAAAAGTTTTCTTCTATAATACAGGTATTTTAACTTTTTATATGATAAAAATTGTCAGGACTATGTTAAATATTGACGCCCGTAGTTTAATCGGCAGCTTTTTCTTTTTGCAGTTGCGTTTTGGCGGCTTTGATTTGTTTGTCTACTTGATCAAAACCGGTCCCACCATAAGAGTGGCGGTTTTTAACGGCGTTATAAGAAGATAATTTTTCATAAATGTCCGATTCAATGACAGGTGCGATTTGCTGGTATTCTTCCAGCGGCACATCTTGGAGGAAAATCCCCCGTTGAATGCAGGCTAGGACTAACTTGCCGACAATTTCGTGGGCTTCGCGGAATGGCACGCCGTGGTTGGCTAAGTAATCGGCTAGTTCTGTTGCATTGGAAAAATCCGATTCAGTGGCTTGCGCCATATTTTCTTTGTTGACTTTCATGGTATCAATCATGCCTGCCATAATATCCAGGCTAGTTAAAATCGTTTCCGCTGTATCAAACATGCCTTCTTTATCTTCTTGAAAATCCTTATTGTAGGCAAGGGGCAAGCCTTTCATAACGGTCAAAAGACCAAATAAGTTGCCGTAAACGCGACCAGTTTTACCGCGAATCAACTCGGCCATATCGGGATTTTTCTTTTGGGGCATAATTGAGCTGCCGGTAGAAAAGCTGTCGGTTAATTCCACAAACTTAAATTCATGGGAGCACCACAAAATCAACTCTTCGCAAAAGCGGGAGAGATGCATCATCATAATGGCGCTGTTGCTTAAAAATTCCAAAATGAAATCACGATCACTAACAGCATCCAAACTGTTGGCATAAATATTACCAAAATCTAGTTCATTAGCCGTAAAAAAGCGGTCGACTGGAAAGGTCGTCCCTGCAAGTGCGGCACTACCTAGTGGCATGCTGTCAATTCGCTGTAAGTTTTCAGTAAAACGCGTTTGATCGCGGGTCAACATTTCATAATAAGCCAGCAGGTGATGGGCAAAAGAAATAGGTTGTGCATGTTGCAAATGCGTGTAGCCAGGCATGACGGTGTGGATGTTTTCTGCTGCTTTTTCCACTAAAATATTGCGAAAATGCTGAATTTTTGGCAGCAATTGTTTGACGATATCTTTTAAATATAAATGCATATCTGTCGCCACTTGGTCGTTACGACTGCGGGCAGTGTGAAGCTTGCCAGCAACCGGCCCGATTTCTGCGGCCAGATAAGATTCCAAGTTCATGTGGATATCTTCGTTTCCAATGGTAAATTCTAATTGTCCGGCTGCTAGTTTTTCTTGCAGTTTTTCTAAACCCCGCTGGATTTCAGCGGATTCTTCAGCGGTAATGATTTCTGTTTTGGCCAACATTTTAACATGGGCCAAACTGCCCTTGATGTCTTGTGTTGCCATTTTTTGATCAAATAAAATCGATGCGCCAAACGCGTCAATCCATGCTTCGTTTTGACCGTCAAAACGGCCACCCCATAATTTTGCCACTTTCTCCACCTCGTTTGTCAGTTAAAAAAGCTGCGACATAAGTTGTAAGAAAACTCTGGGATAAATCCAACCGGAAATAACTACAGTCCGCTGGATTTGTAACGAATCTTGGGGCTGTGAATGAATATAATCACAGCGCTTATTTACGGATAAACGAGAGCCCAGCAGTAGCTTCTCTAAGCTGAA
The DNA window shown above is from Enterococcus montenegrensis and carries:
- a CDS encoding class A sortase; the encoded protein is MMKQKVQISLILLYVLAVTLLFLPFLKQALLIYQTDNVTLKTSPLHTSEESVALEAVQPPDLADVLAFKKTAVFKESGGITLPAVGISVPVFNGVTNQELLVGAGSLFPERSPQDHNFVLIGHHLGRENLLFGKLLQVKLGDSIYLRYENNFYHYKVKETKLVHQSELQVLDDHNQTEITLITCDKPTQTQWRYVVYGKLVQNNTQSQIKAQMVKQAKTITRKNQQQNRWYGIGVIVSFLLCLVLGIIIIKKISS
- a CDS encoding helix-turn-helix domain-containing protein, whose amino-acid sequence is MTLLANFLAKEEWRKYQLLKKVERSPYFALTKKELMEELGISNYVLKSLIDQLILDLEHYQLAPEINLFVEEPFLQLEITGSASSETLLEKYVAESTSFQILAGAALGQFKSLNDLSEKKLISYPIAHSNYKNLNTYLKNFDITIDKKFRLTGKSEKNVRLFLTELFARIFKNDQDIYPVADQNMIQTKLEALDLIKMTMHQKMKLMHYLHVTNLRIQQKKYVEWQDLSFLLPENLEKEMQTAFFYRVPSQYREAEAAAFYCYYGARSKEIGLTFALAESPQINQWSQNLLAQLIQTFPKLVKETESLAGFLTRSRYLHFQLLETSTAFESIQPEINIIYFQQNFPRVLAFCRRYISNLKQTAPDLYRKKKQLLLQYLFLILDSFPKKLILETINVYVDFSYGNLYNQFIVKNLDFFKQIGANVVPTIKDADILLTDSRELGQDYQKDCVVWLAPPRPLDWANLAQKVIQKREAKYNGENLTAAGTGGTYK
- a CDS encoding GNAT family N-acetyltransferase, encoding MAVKTRLANEAEKEAVIAFFNKGMAQINYPIVSWVPKIYPLVSDMTASLSKKELYVAEIDGQIVGSVILNHEHEVEYSEIAWANQHLLDEEFLVIHTLLADADFKGQNIGRSLLACAKEVARKKGCQAIRLDVFADNLPAKSLYEKCGYLWRERKELRSFDDRGTDTCDLYELLL
- a CDS encoding putative DNA modification/repair radical SAM protein, with amino-acid sequence MDLTKKIGILADAAKYDVSCSSSGVSDTSRSGTIGSTEAAGICHSFTADGRCVSLLKVLFSNACIFDCHYCVNRRSNQRPRATFKPAELANLVLDFYLRNYIEGLFLSSAIVKSPDYTCELMIKTLEILRFEKGFRGYIHVKAIPGADSLLIERLGYLADRMSVNVELPSKDSLQLLAPDKDPYELYKPMKQIALKKEEQNLLPALYRHKTPFVPAGQSTQMIIGASPETDRAIVKISGNLYQKYQLKRVYYSAYIAMNDDSLLPAVTQKPPLLREHRLYQADWLMRFYNFTPDEILKKEQPNFNLYLDPKANWAIQNLDRFPIDVQTADLNTLLRIPGVGPKSARNILRARKYYRLHLSDLKKLGVVVKRAQYFVSCNHEKFPGLVQDPQWIIEALISKRQFKQLQALNTQSFGEQMSLFDVERFERQKGQQHQFALQ
- a CDS encoding TIGR03915 family putative DNA repair protein is translated as MVWMKETIDILEYDGTLAGFYTVIDLSFRRHQFPAVVLNPATTENNLFPPEWIKTDEKKAEKIARRLQEVLTPNNYVFLHDGFNTSLENKETYLLHALHIGLDTKDNLQNFIGKPEILALDTAVRALYGEAHQYKGFVRFEYVEDVLFAKIMPKHYCLPYICPHFAKRYANEKVMIYDETHQLLACLENGSYRLLENITLPKDKFLQGNDIVGEQWRAFLAAVTIKERINPSTQRNHLPLRFRSEMTEFQ
- a CDS encoding RNA polymerase sigma factor; this translates as MEEIENTLFYRRVKKRDEAAFNTLITAYSKLLWAVASRSGAANGMDLEEVVSDVFLRLWEQPEKFDEKKGSLKTYLCIMTESMTKNKLQQARRRQHETLANIEENTDELVSSELEEKAAWQEIYSLIMTFDEPTRQILLWRIFYELTPQEIAKKSGLPAKEVDNRLYRGRKKLRSLVERNSFFREVENT
- the argH gene encoding argininosuccinate lyase — its product is MAKLWGGRFDGQNEAWIDAFGASILFDQKMATQDIKGSLAHVKMLAKTEIITAEESAEIQRGLEKLQEKLAAGQLEFTIGNEDIHMNLESYLAAEIGPVAGKLHTARSRNDQVATDMHLYLKDIVKQLLPKIQHFRNILVEKAAENIHTVMPGYTHLQHAQPISFAHHLLAYYEMLTRDQTRFTENLQRIDSMPLGSAALAGTTFPVDRFFTANELDFGNIYANSLDAVSDRDFILEFLSNSAIMMMHLSRFCEELILWCSHEFKFVELTDSFSTGSSIMPQKKNPDMAELIRGKTGRVYGNLFGLLTVMKGLPLAYNKDFQEDKEGMFDTAETILTSLDIMAGMIDTMKVNKENMAQATESDFSNATELADYLANHGVPFREAHEIVGKLVLACIQRGIFLQDVPLEEYQQIAPVIESDIYEKLSSYNAVKNRHSYGGTGFDQVDKQIKAAKTQLQKEKAAD